The proteins below are encoded in one region of Lepisosteus oculatus isolate fLepOcu1 chromosome 10, fLepOcu1.hap2, whole genome shotgun sequence:
- the atp6v1c1b gene encoding V-type proton ATPase subunit C 1-B: MTEFWLISAPGEKTCQQTWDKLMVATTRNNNLSTNHKFNIPDLKVGTLDVLVGLSDELAKLDSFVESVVKKVAQYMADVLEDSRDKVQENLLASGVDLVTYITRFQWDMAKYPIKQSLKNISEIISKQVTQIDNDLKSRASAYNSLKGNLQNLERKNAGSLLTRSLADIVKKEDFVLDSEYLITLLVVVPKTSYADWQRTYETLAEMVVPRSTNLLFEDQESGLFSVTLFRKAVDDFRHKARENKFTVRDFQYNEEEMKADKEEMTRLSTDKKKQFGPLVRWLKVNFSEGFIAWIHIKALRVFVESVLRYGLPVNFQAMLLQPSKKTMKKLREVLYDLYKHLDSSAAAIIDASMDIPGLNLSQQEYYPYVYYKIDCNLLDFK; encoded by the exons ATGACTGAGTTCTGGTTGATCTCGGCCCCTGGAGAGAAGACCTGCCAGCAGACGTGGGACAAGCTCATGGTGGCCACCACTCGGAACAACAACCTCTCTACCAACCACAAGTTCAATATTCCCGACCTGAAG GTGGGAACATTGGATGTCCTGGTGGGATTATCTGACGAGCTGGCCAAACTTGATTCTTTCGTGGAGAG TGTGGTGAAGAAGGTGGCTCAGTATATGGCCGACGTGCTGGAGGACAGTCGAGACAAAGTACAGGAGAACCTGCTGGCCAGTGGAG TGGATTTGGTCACTTACATCACAAGGTTCCAGTGGGACATGGCGAAGTACCCCATTAAACAGTCACTGAAAAACATTTCGGAAATCATCTCCAAG CAAGTAACACAGATTGACAATGATTTGAAGTCAAGAGCATCGGCCTACAATAGCCTGAAGGGGAATCTGCAGAACCTGGAGAGAAAGAATGC GGGGAGTTTGTTAACGCGGAGTCTGGCTGATATCGTGAAGAAAGAAGACTTTGTATTAGACTCGGAATACCTCATAACCTTGCTGGTTGTTGTTCCAAA GACAAGTTACGCTGACTGGCAGAGGACATACGAGACCCTTGCCGAGATGGTGGTTCCTCGGTCCACCAA TCTGCTGTTTGAGGATCAGGAAAGTGGCCTGTTCAGTGTGACTCTGTTCCGGAAGGCTGTGGACGACTTCAGGCACAAGGCCAGAGAAAACAA GTTCACGGTGAGAGACTTTCAGTACAACGAGGAAGAGATGAAGGCAGACAAGGAGGAAATGACACGGCTCTCCACCGACAAGAAAAAGCAGTTT GGGCCTTTGGTTCGGTGGCTCAAGGTCAACTTCAGTGAAGGTTTTATCGCCTGGATCCACATAAAAGCACTAAGGGTTTTCGTGGAGTCTGTCTTAAG GTACGGGCTGCCTGTGAATTTCCAGGCTATGCTGCTACAGCCCAGCAAAAAGACCATGAAGAAGCTGCGGGAGGTGCTGTATGATCTCTACAAGCACCTGGACAGCAGTGCAGCCGCCATCATCGAC GCGTCTATGGACATCCCCGGCCTGAACCTCAGCCAGCAGGAGTACTACCCCTACGTGTACTACAAGATCGACTGCAACTTGCTGGACTTCAAATAA
- the si:ch211-215i13.3 gene encoding brain and acute leukemia cytoplasmic protein, protein MGCGGSKADAIEPRYYESWTRETESTWLTNTDTETPLPGVISNNHGAPESAVPSMKDSATMYAGKGDEGRPAQGYVSVSSSSAHKEKKTVNTSTQCGKQPLYPTPGTDSQRRAAFHREEIKWESKKRSSKDVAVNVARGIQRTSKGEVPKSCVK, encoded by the exons ATGGGCTGCGGAGGCAGCAAGGCTGATGCCATTGAGCCCAGGTACTACGAGAGCTGGACGAGGGAGACAGAATCGACATGGCTCACCAACACCGACACCGAGACCCCCCTGCCCGGGGTTATCAGCAATAATCACGGCGCCCCAGAAAGTGCTGTTCCCAGCATGAAGGATAGTGCCACGATGTATGCGG GCAAGGGAGACGAGGGAAGGCCGGCTCAGGGCTATGTGTCGGTGTCGTCGAGCTCTGCACACAAAGAGAAGAAGACTGTCAACACAAGCACACAGTGTGGGAAACAGCCCTTGTACCCGACACCTGGCACAGACTCACAGAGGAGGGCTGCTTTTCATCGAGAGGAG ATCAAATGGGAGTCCAAAAAGAGGTCATCCAAGGACGTGGCCGTTAATGTCGCCAGAGGTATTCAGCGCACCAGCAAAGGAGAAGTTCCAAAGAGCTGTGTGAAGTAA